One window from the genome of Thermaerobacter marianensis DSM 12885 encodes:
- a CDS encoding phosphotransferase family protein has translation MSHPLREPESQGERRPAAGEGGSGVPPGTIPVRPGEELDLAAVAAFLARHVPDFPGPPLEVRQFAAGASNLTYWLRAGTWQAVLRRPPFGPLPPKAHDMVREATVLRHLHPAFPLAPRPLAVCADPSVLGVPFYVMEYRPGVVVDHEFPGGRVPPSEQCRKVAHLVVDTLADLHAVDYGRAGLADLGRPQGFVRRQVEGWIGRWRRVETEPIPALDRLLPWMEERVPEPAGTALIHNDFKLNNMILSPALDRVVAVLDWEMATLGDPLFDLGVSLSYWVHPDDPDVLRNGLPTVTVHPGFIRRGEFVHRYALRTGRDVSGIGWYLVFAYFKLAVILQQIYYRWRAGQTRDRRFASFGEKARGLIQLAAEAAAAGGGEGLL, from the coding sequence GTGAGCCACCCGCTGCGGGAGCCGGAATCCCAGGGCGAGCGGCGGCCTGCCGCGGGGGAGGGCGGGTCTGGCGTACCGCCGGGCACCATCCCGGTCCGGCCCGGCGAGGAACTGGACCTGGCGGCGGTCGCGGCCTTCCTGGCGCGGCACGTGCCGGACTTCCCCGGCCCGCCCCTCGAGGTGCGCCAGTTCGCCGCGGGCGCCTCCAATCTCACCTACTGGCTGCGGGCGGGGACGTGGCAGGCCGTCCTGCGGCGGCCGCCCTTCGGGCCGCTGCCGCCCAAGGCCCACGACATGGTGCGGGAGGCCACCGTCCTGCGCCACCTGCACCCGGCCTTCCCCCTGGCGCCCCGGCCCCTGGCGGTATGCGCCGACCCGTCGGTCCTGGGCGTTCCCTTCTACGTCATGGAATACCGGCCGGGGGTGGTGGTCGACCACGAGTTCCCCGGCGGCCGCGTGCCGCCGTCGGAGCAATGCCGCAAGGTCGCCCACCTGGTGGTGGATACCCTGGCCGATCTCCACGCCGTCGACTACGGTCGGGCGGGGCTGGCGGACCTGGGCCGGCCCCAGGGTTTCGTCCGGCGCCAGGTGGAGGGGTGGATCGGACGCTGGCGGCGGGTCGAGACGGAACCCATTCCGGCCCTAGACCGGTTGTTGCCCTGGATGGAAGAACGCGTTCCCGAGCCGGCCGGCACCGCCCTGATCCACAACGACTTCAAGCTGAACAACATGATCCTCAGCCCCGCCCTGGACCGGGTGGTGGCGGTGCTGGACTGGGAGATGGCCACCCTGGGCGACCCGCTGTTCGACCTGGGTGTCAGCCTGAGCTACTGGGTCCACCCCGACGACCCCGACGTGCTGCGCAACGGCCTGCCGACGGTCACCGTCCATCCCGGGTTCATCCGCCGCGGGGAGTTCGTGCACCGCTACGCCCTGCGCACCGGCCGGGACGTGAGCGGCATCGGCTGGTACCTGGTCTTTGCGTACTTCAAGCTGGCCGTGATCCTGCAGCAGATCTACTACCGCTGGCGGGCGGGCCAGACCCGGGACCGGCGGTTCGCCTCCTTCGGCGAGAAGGCCCGCGGCCTGATCCAGCTGGCCGCAGAGGCGGCCGCAGCCGGGGGCGGCGAGGGGCTGCTCTGA
- a CDS encoding DinB family protein — translation MPAAAGGAQLTAAQIFLPNLQGWRQALLQCTDAMDDQQLHWVPPGGVNSTAWCVRHLAQSEDWFVNAVILGRDMRPKRARELATRDALFDYLHAVWAHTDARMAEWDLDYLLEPRVMPPGFRGTPPAHLTVLWVVNQMVQHFAYHVGQVRMLARLMGVEPVPAGERASP, via the coding sequence ATGCCAGCGGCAGCAGGAGGAGCGCAGCTGACCGCCGCCCAGATCTTCCTTCCGAACCTTCAGGGCTGGCGGCAGGCCCTGCTCCAATGCACCGACGCGATGGACGACCAGCAGCTGCACTGGGTCCCGCCGGGCGGCGTGAACTCGACGGCCTGGTGCGTGCGCCACCTGGCCCAGTCCGAGGACTGGTTCGTCAACGCGGTGATCCTGGGCCGGGACATGCGCCCCAAGCGGGCCCGGGAGCTGGCCACCCGGGACGCCCTCTTCGACTACTTGCACGCGGTGTGGGCCCACACCGACGCCCGGATGGCGGAGTGGGACCTGGACTACTTGCTGGAGCCGCGGGTCATGCCCCCGGGATTCCGCGGCACGCCGCCCGCCCACCTGACGGTCCTGTGGGTGGTCAACCAGATGGTCCAGCATTTCGCCTACCACGTGGGCCAGGTCCGCATGCTGGCCCGGCTGATGGGCGTCGAGCCGGTCCCCGCCGGTGAGCGGGCGAGCCCGTAA
- a CDS encoding biotin-dependent carboxyltransferase family protein: protein MIEIIRPGLYTTIQDLGRTGLQHLGVPVQGAADVAALILGNRLVGNEPGAAALEVTLIGPIIRFHATTAIAVTGADLGATLNGRLLPTGQVALVEPGDVLAFRGGPRGCRATLCVAGGIAVEPVAGSRSTDPLGRLGGLPERPGTPLRAGDRLPLGEPAADPRALVGRRVRWTFVPEPFVARVVPGPQAGFFPPEAWKVFCSGEYTVTPASDRMGLRLEGPPVPRPAGEVLSEGQPLGAIQIPPSGQPIVLLAGRATVGGYPKLGVVVTPDTCLLAQARPGDRIRFRPMDGDQAEELYRQWWRLLHSDSVIVRDGGPGRGG, encoded by the coding sequence ATGATCGAGATCATCCGCCCTGGCCTCTACACCACCATCCAGGACCTGGGCCGGACCGGCCTGCAGCACCTGGGGGTACCCGTGCAGGGGGCGGCCGACGTGGCCGCCCTGATCCTGGGCAACCGCCTGGTGGGCAACGAGCCGGGCGCAGCGGCCCTCGAGGTGACCCTCATCGGTCCCATCATCCGGTTCCACGCCACGACGGCCATTGCCGTGACGGGGGCCGACCTGGGAGCCACGCTCAACGGCCGGCTCCTCCCCACCGGTCAGGTGGCGCTGGTCGAGCCCGGCGACGTACTGGCCTTCCGGGGCGGCCCCCGGGGGTGTCGGGCCACCCTCTGCGTGGCGGGCGGCATCGCCGTGGAACCGGTGGCGGGGAGCCGGTCCACGGACCCGCTGGGCCGTCTGGGCGGGCTGCCCGAGCGGCCCGGAACGCCCCTCCGAGCGGGGGACCGGTTGCCTTTGGGCGAGCCGGCCGCCGACCCGCGGGCCCTGGTGGGCCGCCGGGTCCGCTGGACCTTCGTTCCTGAGCCCTTCGTGGCCCGCGTCGTGCCGGGCCCCCAGGCCGGGTTCTTCCCGCCCGAGGCGTGGAAGGTGTTCTGCAGCGGCGAGTACACGGTGACGCCCGCGTCGGACCGCATGGGGCTGCGCCTGGAGGGCCCGCCCGTGCCGCGGCCCGCGGGGGAAGTGCTCTCGGAAGGGCAGCCCCTGGGAGCCATCCAGATCCCGCCCAGCGGGCAACCCATCGTCTTGCTGGCGGGCCGGGCCACCGTGGGCGGTTACCCCAAGCTGGGTGTGGTGGTGACCCCGGACACCTGCCTGCTCGCCCAGGCGCGGCCCGGGGACCGCATCCGCTTCCGGCCCATGGACGGCGACCAGGCGGAGGAACTCTACCGGCAGTGGTGGCGGCTGCTGCACAGCGACAGCGTGATCGTGCGTGACGGCGGCCCTGGCCGCGGGGGGTGA
- the pxpB gene encoding 5-oxoprolinase subunit PxpB — protein sequence MAENTTPPGLQDQEPQFLRAGDCGLYVVFPQVVDPAVNRRVRRLARAVVEAGWPGVVDVIPSYAALYVRFDPVTVTFHQLVDRCRERLAVLDQLEPEVARVCLLPTAYGGEWGPDLEDVARFHGLDPGEVVRLHAGRDYFVYFLGFSPGFPFLGGLDPRLATPRRSVPRTRVPAGSVGIAGEQTGVYPVESPGGWNLIGRTPVRLFDPASDPPALLRPGHYVRFVPVTGDEYRRIAEAVARGAYRPEWVVRDEPAVPPAGPARGPAAPGGARTNGGPTGTATRGPEAMTAAPADANGKGRR from the coding sequence GTGGCAGAGAACACGACCCCACCAGGCCTCCAGGATCAGGAACCCCAATTCCTGCGCGCCGGCGACTGCGGGCTGTACGTCGTCTTCCCCCAGGTCGTCGACCCCGCCGTCAACCGCCGCGTCCGCCGGCTGGCACGGGCGGTCGTGGAGGCCGGGTGGCCGGGGGTGGTCGACGTGATCCCCTCCTACGCCGCCCTCTATGTCCGGTTCGACCCCGTGACGGTGACCTTTCACCAGCTGGTCGACCGTTGCCGGGAGCGACTGGCGGTGCTGGACCAGCTTGAGCCCGAGGTGGCCCGGGTCTGCCTTTTGCCCACGGCCTACGGTGGGGAGTGGGGGCCGGACCTGGAGGACGTGGCCCGGTTCCACGGCCTCGACCCCGGGGAAGTGGTCCGGCTCCACGCGGGCCGAGATTACTTCGTGTACTTTCTGGGGTTCAGTCCGGGATTCCCCTTCCTGGGCGGGCTCGACCCGCGGCTGGCCACCCCCCGCCGGTCCGTGCCTCGTACCCGGGTCCCCGCCGGCTCCGTCGGCATCGCCGGCGAGCAGACGGGCGTCTACCCGGTGGAGAGTCCCGGGGGGTGGAACCTGATTGGCCGCACGCCCGTGCGGCTGTTCGATCCGGCCAGCGATCCGCCGGCCCTCTTGCGCCCCGGGCACTACGTCCGCTTCGTTCCCGTCACGGGCGACGAGTACCGCCGCATCGCGGAGGCCGTGGCCCGGGGAGCGTACCGGCCGGAGTGGGTCGTCCGGGACGAACCGGCCGTGCCCCCGGCCGGCCCGGCCCGGGGACCGGCGGCCCCCGGCGGCGCCCGTACCAACGGCGGACCGACGGGGACCGCCACCCGCGGGCCCGAAGCGATGACGGCGGCGCCCGCCGACGCCAACGGGAAGGGGAGACGGTGA
- a CDS encoding LamB/YcsF family protein produces the protein MSAVIDLNCDLGESFGAYTIGMDEETLPLVSSANIACGFHGGDPRVMERTVQRAAALGVGIGAHVGFPDRVGFGRREIHATADEVRTDVIYQIGALYAFCRALGVELQHVKPHGALYNQAARDAVLARAVVAGIAAFDRQLIVLAPPGSELARAAAEAGLPVALEGFADRGYNPDGSLVSRRQPGAVLHDPAEVAARAERMVREGKVRAVDGTDVALSVHSLCIHGDNPASVSLARAVRQRLEAAGVGIRPLRAILRG, from the coding sequence ATGAGCGCCGTCATCGACCTCAACTGCGACCTGGGCGAGAGCTTCGGGGCCTACACCATCGGCATGGACGAGGAGACCCTCCCGCTGGTCTCCTCGGCCAACATCGCCTGTGGCTTTCACGGGGGCGATCCCCGGGTGATGGAGCGGACGGTCCAGCGGGCGGCGGCGTTGGGCGTCGGCATCGGCGCCCACGTCGGCTTTCCCGACCGGGTGGGCTTCGGCCGGCGGGAGATCCACGCCACGGCCGACGAAGTCCGTACCGACGTGATCTACCAGATCGGGGCGCTCTACGCCTTCTGCCGGGCGCTGGGGGTCGAGCTCCAGCACGTCAAGCCCCATGGCGCCCTCTACAACCAGGCAGCCCGCGATGCCGTCCTGGCCCGCGCGGTGGTGGCGGGCATCGCCGCCTTCGACCGCCAGCTCATCGTGCTGGCGCCGCCCGGCAGCGAGCTGGCCCGGGCGGCGGCGGAGGCCGGGCTGCCCGTGGCGCTCGAAGGCTTCGCCGATCGCGGCTACAACCCCGACGGCAGCCTGGTGAGCCGCCGGCAGCCCGGGGCCGTCCTGCACGATCCCGCCGAGGTGGCCGCTCGCGCCGAGCGGATGGTGCGGGAAGGCAAGGTGCGGGCCGTCGACGGCACGGACGTCGCCCTCTCGGTGCACAGCCTGTGCATCCATGGGGACAACCCCGCGTCGGTGAGCCTGGCCCGCGCCGTCCGGCAGCGGCTGGAGGCGGCGGGTGTCGGCATCCGCCCGCTCCGGGCGATCCTGCGTGGCTGA
- a CDS encoding M14 family metallopeptidase produces MKLEDLFAPGGLLAPGRSGRAGARLPRAQFLLSGEDDVWTGLAMVELAARLGYECEAGDPERLVVRPGQRPAPGAVPIVLQAGTGGAGHPSGPAGSAGPEAGYGRVEVVPHLAGAEYGLRLSAVSTRDLWKLAAWLAAIGTRPLAAAGDGPGRGTAGSADRARDLTPDRTSDRGPKAEAAAWQAAARLDASGRVVQVALQGIEVEPWQPGGEGDPDAGDAGGEGLYPEHDLMPLDDLWTPRGFLGSSDGLHPDRVAVHIEPDGATRTWDPEELAGLIMFAFRLGLESTGIALPLTAAGARHRPFRLKLAAASGPDGAAEPAGRGRIQLRRRPGGAVLWITGDAAGRGRALQWLATVHASEALRPAGSRRPALDSPVVALAREEARRRREVVAREAPRILLEDSIAPEAERFRTAWHERALPAVRARCRPGDEVWVDLRLDQPDAVLDELAGEVRRSLASLGFAPERVHVRGLPAFRQGLYWLLQVVPPAVARHAGAHTVIVEFARLQPAARNGAAQDGEDFGAEAPCLDLPIRWLQPLYPVDELLSARTGLPAERIVFRAMEAAAGYGPTYRVTVADQDGRALWRDEFQVAARRRPYQDVNPHLGWVHVETGLCRVERIAGGNGGGRQTVFHELLPTGAELFWDRYQAEVLPSLARHLEEALGAGLRAEGQPFFLTLEVDVRLDTRLDEPLGVRQESYSTAEGLHEDIYFNTLDFFEEWGRERAGTPFTAPGKVVPRIRARPGEGTRAAVRLAGVGIGARLARAAGPNGGRGRVNVRTVTVDAAGRARATLAGDPEGGSAAGEEMDYGEAVQRASRVTAAAAPADARPAANPDTVSWQRTLFDDEALGRWLAGSGKGSLRWSVAGHSFEGRPVYQVFPVGTGTGGSRAAGPGQEGDALDPDTLVVPAKATLFRPTVLFKARHHANEVSSTNALLALLERHPDATDGINCVVMPLENADGAALHRQLSQENPRWSLHSARYNALGQEYAAEYFSDAPRAPETRVFPDLWSRWLPDVVVDEHGVPSHEWVQPFGAHGGGRKFTSYWLPRALIYGILPVFAAEEEDGRAAKQNEMAEFVARTLEDWPAIAEANRRWLAVYRKYAADWLPQVFSVEMVRDFVCYRWPVRPDPGGRYAMQRHPEITGVEFITEAADETATGPYLETCAEAHLAVDLAILAWLRQQPVEVEEAVTVCGESVYRRRRRRRPWAAGRDGGPADPPRAGEPSKGEARA; encoded by the coding sequence TTGAAACTGGAGGATCTCTTTGCGCCGGGCGGGTTGCTGGCTCCCGGCCGGAGCGGGCGGGCGGGGGCCAGGCTGCCCAGGGCCCAGTTCCTCCTGAGCGGGGAGGACGACGTGTGGACCGGGCTGGCCATGGTCGAACTGGCCGCGCGCCTGGGGTACGAATGCGAGGCCGGCGATCCGGAACGCCTGGTGGTCCGGCCGGGCCAGCGCCCGGCCCCGGGGGCGGTGCCCATCGTCCTGCAGGCCGGGACCGGCGGGGCGGGCCACCCCAGCGGGCCGGCCGGTTCGGCCGGACCGGAAGCCGGGTACGGGCGGGTGGAGGTGGTCCCTCATCTGGCCGGCGCCGAGTACGGTCTGCGCCTGTCTGCGGTCAGCACCCGCGACCTGTGGAAGCTGGCCGCCTGGCTGGCCGCCATCGGGACCCGGCCTCTCGCCGCGGCGGGGGACGGGCCGGGGCGCGGCACCGCGGGCAGCGCGGACCGTGCCCGGGACCTTACCCCGGACCGCACCTCCGACCGCGGCCCCAAGGCCGAGGCGGCGGCGTGGCAAGCCGCGGCACGCCTTGACGCCTCGGGCCGCGTCGTCCAGGTGGCGCTCCAGGGCATCGAGGTGGAACCGTGGCAACCGGGAGGCGAAGGCGATCCCGACGCCGGGGACGCCGGCGGGGAGGGCCTGTACCCGGAGCACGACCTCATGCCCCTCGACGACCTCTGGACGCCGCGGGGCTTTCTGGGCAGCAGCGACGGCTTGCACCCGGACCGGGTCGCCGTGCACATCGAGCCCGACGGCGCCACGCGGACCTGGGATCCGGAAGAACTGGCGGGCCTGATCATGTTCGCCTTCCGGCTCGGCCTGGAGAGCACGGGCATCGCCCTTCCCCTGACCGCCGCCGGCGCCCGCCACCGTCCCTTCCGCCTCAAGCTGGCGGCGGCATCAGGACCGGACGGGGCCGCCGAACCCGCCGGCCGGGGCCGGATCCAGCTCCGCCGCCGGCCGGGCGGGGCGGTGCTCTGGATCACGGGGGATGCCGCGGGCCGCGGGCGTGCCCTGCAGTGGCTCGCCACCGTTCACGCCAGCGAGGCCCTGCGTCCTGCCGGATCGCGCCGGCCCGCCCTCGACAGCCCGGTGGTGGCCCTGGCGCGGGAGGAGGCCCGCCGCCGGCGGGAGGTCGTAGCCCGCGAGGCACCGCGCATTTTGCTGGAGGATTCCATCGCGCCCGAGGCCGAGCGGTTCCGCACGGCGTGGCACGAGCGCGCCTTGCCGGCGGTGCGGGCACGCTGCCGGCCGGGCGACGAGGTGTGGGTCGACCTTCGCCTCGACCAGCCCGACGCCGTGCTGGACGAACTGGCCGGCGAGGTCCGCCGCTCCCTGGCCAGTCTGGGCTTCGCCCCGGAACGGGTCCACGTGCGCGGGCTGCCCGCATTCCGCCAGGGTCTATACTGGCTGCTGCAAGTGGTGCCGCCGGCGGTGGCACGGCACGCCGGGGCGCACACGGTCATCGTCGAATTCGCCCGGCTGCAGCCGGCGGCCCGGAACGGCGCGGCCCAGGACGGCGAGGACTTCGGCGCTGAGGCGCCCTGCCTGGACCTTCCCATCCGCTGGTTGCAGCCCCTCTACCCCGTGGACGAACTGCTGTCGGCCCGCACGGGCCTGCCCGCAGAGCGCATCGTCTTCCGGGCCATGGAGGCCGCTGCCGGGTACGGGCCCACCTACCGGGTGACCGTCGCCGACCAGGACGGCCGGGCGCTATGGCGGGACGAGTTCCAGGTCGCAGCTCGCCGGCGGCCGTATCAGGATGTGAACCCCCACCTGGGCTGGGTCCACGTGGAGACGGGGCTTTGCCGGGTGGAGCGGATCGCCGGAGGAAACGGGGGCGGGCGGCAGACGGTCTTTCACGAGCTCCTGCCCACCGGGGCGGAGCTGTTCTGGGACCGCTACCAGGCCGAGGTCCTCCCTTCCCTGGCGCGGCACCTGGAAGAGGCCCTGGGTGCGGGCCTGCGGGCCGAGGGGCAGCCCTTCTTCCTGACCCTGGAGGTCGACGTCCGGCTGGATACCCGCCTCGACGAGCCCCTGGGCGTTCGCCAGGAGTCGTATAGCACCGCCGAGGGCCTGCACGAGGACATCTACTTCAACACCCTGGACTTCTTCGAGGAGTGGGGCAGGGAGCGGGCGGGAACGCCCTTCACGGCCCCCGGCAAGGTGGTGCCCCGCATCCGGGCGCGGCCCGGTGAGGGCACCCGCGCCGCCGTTCGCCTCGCCGGGGTGGGCATCGGGGCCCGGCTCGCCCGAGCCGCCGGTCCCAACGGGGGCCGGGGCCGCGTGAACGTCCGCACCGTCACCGTCGACGCGGCGGGGCGGGCGCGGGCGACGCTGGCCGGCGACCCGGAAGGCGGTTCGGCCGCAGGGGAGGAAATGGATTACGGCGAGGCCGTCCAGCGGGCGTCCCGAGTCACGGCCGCCGCTGCACCTGCGGACGCCCGACCCGCCGCCAATCCGGACACCGTGTCGTGGCAACGGACCCTCTTCGACGACGAGGCCCTGGGGCGGTGGCTGGCCGGCTCCGGCAAGGGCTCCCTTCGCTGGTCGGTGGCGGGACACTCCTTCGAGGGACGGCCCGTGTACCAGGTGTTCCCGGTCGGGACGGGGACCGGCGGGAGCCGGGCGGCGGGTCCGGGGCAGGAGGGGGACGCGCTGGATCCGGATACCCTGGTGGTCCCGGCCAAGGCCACCCTCTTCCGGCCCACCGTATTGTTCAAGGCCCGGCACCACGCCAACGAGGTGTCGAGCACCAATGCGCTGCTGGCGTTGCTGGAGCGGCACCCGGATGCCACCGACGGGATCAACTGCGTCGTCATGCCCCTGGAGAACGCGGACGGCGCCGCGCTGCACCGCCAGCTGAGCCAGGAGAACCCGCGGTGGAGCCTGCATAGCGCCCGGTACAACGCCCTGGGCCAGGAGTACGCGGCCGAGTACTTCAGCGACGCGCCCCGGGCGCCGGAGACCCGGGTGTTCCCGGACCTGTGGTCCCGCTGGCTGCCCGACGTGGTGGTGGACGAACACGGGGTGCCGTCCCACGAGTGGGTCCAGCCCTTCGGCGCCCATGGCGGCGGCCGCAAGTTCACGTCCTACTGGCTTCCGCGGGCGCTGATCTACGGCATCCTGCCGGTGTTCGCCGCGGAGGAAGAGGACGGACGGGCCGCCAAGCAAAATGAGATGGCCGAATTCGTCGCCCGGACGCTGGAAGACTGGCCCGCCATCGCCGAGGCGAACCGCCGCTGGCTGGCGGTCTACCGCAAGTATGCCGCCGACTGGCTCCCCCAGGTCTTCAGCGTCGAGATGGTTCGGGACTTTGTGTGCTACCGCTGGCCCGTGCGCCCCGACCCCGGCGGCCGCTACGCGATGCAGCGCCACCCGGAGATCACCGGGGTGGAGTTCATCACCGAAGCCGCCGACGAGACCGCCACAGGCCCCTATCTGGAGACCTGCGCCGAGGCGCACTTGGCCGTCGACCTGGCGATCCTGGCCTGGCTGCGGCAACAGCCGGTGGAGGTCGAAGAGGCCGTGACCGTCTGTGGCGAATCCGTCTACCGGCGGCGCCGGCGGCGGCGCCCGTGGGCGGCAGGCCGTGACGGGGGTCCGGCGGATCCGCCCCGAGCTGGAGAGCCGTCCAAGGGGGAGGCGAGGGCATGA
- a CDS encoding ABC transporter permease codes for MSVAQGQAAAPAAVPTARERRWYHSFFRPMPVLGAFLVAVAVAAALGAPYLAPFDPEVGELGNRLLPPAWAADQPSPFLLGTDTVGRDLLSRIIYGARISLLVGICSVGLSVVVGVLLGLVAGYAGGRLDDLLMRFVDLQLSFPFILLAITVMAVLGPGLWKVIVLMAIAQWGQYARVVRGEVMVVKQMGFVEAARCIGTPPWMILRRHILPNVMNSVIVLATLNIANNILLEAGLTFLGLGVDPSTPSWGGMLASARDYVTTAWWFATFPGLAIMFTVLGFNLLGDWLRDVLDPKLDA; via the coding sequence GTGAGCGTCGCGCAGGGGCAGGCAGCGGCCCCCGCCGCGGTGCCGACGGCGCGGGAGCGGCGCTGGTACCATTCCTTCTTCCGCCCCATGCCGGTGCTGGGCGCCTTTCTGGTCGCCGTGGCGGTGGCGGCGGCCCTGGGGGCACCCTATCTGGCGCCCTTCGACCCCGAGGTGGGCGAGCTGGGGAACCGGCTGCTGCCGCCCGCGTGGGCAGCGGATCAGCCGTCGCCCTTCCTGCTGGGCACGGACACCGTCGGGCGGGACCTCTTGAGCCGCATCATCTATGGGGCCCGGATCTCCCTGCTGGTGGGCATCTGTTCGGTGGGCCTTTCCGTGGTGGTGGGCGTGTTGCTCGGCCTGGTGGCCGGGTATGCCGGCGGCCGTCTCGACGACCTGCTGATGCGGTTCGTCGACTTGCAGCTGTCCTTCCCCTTCATCCTGCTGGCCATCACCGTCATGGCCGTGCTGGGCCCCGGGCTGTGGAAGGTCATCGTGCTGATGGCCATCGCCCAGTGGGGTCAGTATGCCCGGGTGGTGCGGGGCGAGGTGATGGTGGTCAAGCAGATGGGATTCGTGGAGGCTGCGCGCTGCATCGGCACCCCGCCGTGGATGATCCTGCGGCGCCACATCCTGCCGAACGTGATGAACTCCGTCATCGTGCTGGCCACGCTGAACATTGCCAACAACATCCTGCTCGAGGCCGGCCTGACCTTCCTGGGGCTGGGGGTCGACCCCTCGACGCCGTCCTGGGGCGGCATGCTGGCCTCCGCCCGGGACTACGTGACCACGGCGTGGTGGTTCGCCACCTTCCCGGGGCTCGCCATCATGTTCACCGTACTGGGCTTCAACCTGCTGGGCGACTGGCTCCGGGACGTCCTGGATCCGAAGCTGGACGCCTAG
- the nikB gene encoding nickel ABC transporter permease — protein MWRYVLRRLAGAAVVLFLTTLFVAFAVRLSGDPTVAMFQGGSAPTPEQLAQMRAALGIDRPFWQQYADFVAGALRGDLGTSFRTGQPVWAMIVERLPATAMLAVSAMAVAILISIPLGVAAALRRGTWVDSLSRLLSLFGLSFPNFWLAIMFMLIFAVRLRWFPPSGFDGWRSLVLPAVTLGIILSATLVRLVRSSMLEVLGQPYIETARAKGVPEWRVVVAHGLRNALIPTVTFVGLQFGALLGGTVILEKVFAWPGLGQLALDAVGYRDYPVVQGVVTVLAAVTVFINLLVDLSYGLLDPRVKVEGGASS, from the coding sequence ATGTGGCGTTACGTGCTCCGGCGCCTGGCGGGGGCGGCCGTCGTCCTGTTCCTGACCACCCTGTTCGTCGCCTTCGCGGTGCGGCTCTCGGGCGACCCCACCGTGGCCATGTTCCAGGGGGGCTCGGCGCCGACCCCCGAGCAGCTGGCCCAGATGCGCGCCGCCCTGGGCATCGACCGCCCCTTCTGGCAGCAGTACGCGGACTTCGTCGCCGGGGCGCTGCGAGGGGATCTGGGCACGTCGTTCCGGACGGGCCAGCCGGTCTGGGCGATGATCGTGGAGCGGCTGCCGGCCACGGCGATGCTGGCGGTCTCCGCCATGGCGGTAGCCATTCTGATCTCGATTCCACTCGGGGTGGCGGCCGCCCTCCGGCGCGGCACGTGGGTGGACTCCCTCAGCCGCCTGCTGAGCCTGTTCGGGCTGTCCTTCCCGAACTTCTGGCTGGCCATCATGTTCATGCTGATCTTCGCCGTGCGCCTGCGGTGGTTCCCGCCCTCGGGCTTCGACGGTTGGCGCTCCCTGGTGCTCCCCGCGGTGACCCTGGGCATCATCCTGTCGGCCACCCTGGTTCGCCTGGTGCGCTCCAGCATGCTGGAGGTCCTGGGCCAGCCCTACATCGAGACGGCGCGGGCCAAGGGCGTCCCCGAATGGCGGGTGGTGGTCGCCCACGGCTTGCGTAACGCCCTGATCCCCACCGTCACCTTCGTCGGGCTCCAGTTCGGGGCGTTGCTGGGCGGGACGGTGATCCTGGAAAAGGTGTTCGCCTGGCCCGGCCTGGGGCAGCTGGCCCTGGACGCCGTCGGCTACCGCGACTACCCCGTCGTGCAGGGTGTCGTCACGGTCCTGGCCGCCGTGACCGTGTTCATCAACCTGCTGGTTGACCTCAGCTACGGCCTGCTTGACCCGCGGGTGAAGGTGGAAGGGGGTGCATCCTCGTGA